A genomic window from Indicator indicator isolate 239-I01 chromosome 10, UM_Iind_1.1, whole genome shotgun sequence includes:
- the SERBP1 gene encoding plasminogen activator inhibitor 1 RNA-binding protein isoform X2, whose product MPGHLQEGFGCVVTNRFDQLFDDESDPFEVLRAAETRRKESGGGGGSQGGGGARGGPAGSQTNSSGGAGGGGPGQAGAGGGGPGSAAKQLRRESQKERKNPLPPFAASAGGPGDRREEGSGQPGAPLRKEGIRRIGRRPDQQQQQGEGKPIDRRPERRPPRERRFEKPADEKAEGGEFSVDKPILDRPMRGRGGLGRGRGRGRGMSRGDGFDSRGKREFDRHSGSDRSGLKHEDKRGGSGSHNWGTVKDELTELDQSAVTEETPEGEEHPPADSENKENEVEEVKEEGPKEMTLDEWKAIQSKDRAKVEFNIRKPNEGADGQWKKGFVLHKSKSEEAHAEDSVMDHHFRKPANDITSQLEINFGDLGRPGRGGRGGRGGRGRGGRASRGGRTDKLVKEFDVIHTPNQSSASAPDVDDPEAFPALS is encoded by the exons ATGCCCGGACACCTGCAGGAGGGTTTCGGCTGCGTCGTCACCAACCGCTTCGACCAGCTCTTTGATGACGAGTCTGACCCCTTCGAGGTGCTACGGGCGGCCGAGACCCGGAGGAAAgagagcggcggcggcggcgggagccAAGGAGGCGGCGGGGCCCGCGGTGGCCCGGCGGGTTCCCAGACCAACTCCTCCGGCGGGGCCGGCGGTGGAGGCCCGGGTCAGGCGGGCGCTGGCGGCGGCGGCCCCGGCAGCGCGGCCAAGCAGCTGCGCAGGGAGTCCCAGAAGGAGCGCAAGAACCCGCTGCCCCCCTTCGCCGCCTCCGCTGGGGGCCCCGGTGACCGCCGGGAGGAGGGCAGCGGCCAGCCCGGCGCTCCGCTGCGGAAGGAGG GGATAAGGCGCATTGGCAGGAGGCctgatcagcagcagcagcagggtgaaggCAAACCCATTGACAGGAGACCAGAGAGACGACCTCCTCGTGAGCGCCGCTTTGAGAAACCTGCCGATGAGAAAGCCGAAGGGGGAGAATTTTCTGTTGACAA ACCCATCCTTGACCGACCTATGCGTGGCCGTGGTGGACTTGGAAGAGGCCGTGGCCGTGGCCGTGGCATGAGCAGGGGAGATGGCTTTGACTCTCGTGGCAAACGTGAATTTGACAGACACAGCGGCAGCGATAGATC CGGCCTGAAGCACGAGGACAAGCGCGGCGGCAGCGGATCGCACAACTGGGGAACTGTCAAAGATGAGCTAAC TGAATTGGATCAGTCAGCTGTAACTGAGGAAACGCCGGAGGGAGAGGAACATCCGCCTGCTGACTCTGAAAACAA AGAGAATGAGGTTGAAGAAGTAAAGGAAGAAGGCCCTAAGGAAATGACCCTGGATGAGTGGAAAGCTATTCAAAGTAAGGATCGTGCAAAAGTGGAGTTCAACATCCGTAAACCAAATGAGGGTGCTGATGGGCAATGGAAAAAGGGATTTGTCCTTCACAAGTCAAAGAGTGAGGAG GCTCATGCTGAGGACTCTGTAATGGATCATCACTTCCGCAAGCCAGCAAATGACATCACATCCCAGCTGGAGATCAACTTCGGAGACCTGGGCCGCCCCGGGCGCGGCGGCAGAGGGGGACGAGGTGGCCGAGGGCGTGGTGGCAGGGCCAGCCGTGGTGGCAGAACCGACAAG TTGGTTAAGGAGTTTGATGTGATCCACACACCCAACCAG TCAAGTGCTTCTGCTCCTGATGTAGATGACCCAGAGGCTTTCCCAGCTCTGTCCTAA
- the SERBP1 gene encoding plasminogen activator inhibitor 1 RNA-binding protein isoform X1, whose amino-acid sequence MPGHLQEGFGCVVTNRFDQLFDDESDPFEVLRAAETRRKESGGGGGSQGGGGARGGPAGSQTNSSGGAGGGGPGQAGAGGGGPGSAAKQLRRESQKERKNPLPPFAASAGGPGDRREEGSGQPGAPLRKEGIRRIGRRPDQQQQQGEGKPIDRRPERRPPRERRFEKPADEKAEGGEFSVDKPILDRPMRGRGGLGRGRGRGRGMSRGDGFDSRGKREFDRHSGSDRSSVSHFSGLKHEDKRGGSGSHNWGTVKDELTELDQSAVTEETPEGEEHPPADSENKENEVEEVKEEGPKEMTLDEWKAIQSKDRAKVEFNIRKPNEGADGQWKKGFVLHKSKSEEAHAEDSVMDHHFRKPANDITSQLEINFGDLGRPGRGGRGGRGGRGRGGRASRGGRTDKLVKEFDVIHTPNQSSASAPDVDDPEAFPALS is encoded by the exons ATGCCCGGACACCTGCAGGAGGGTTTCGGCTGCGTCGTCACCAACCGCTTCGACCAGCTCTTTGATGACGAGTCTGACCCCTTCGAGGTGCTACGGGCGGCCGAGACCCGGAGGAAAgagagcggcggcggcggcgggagccAAGGAGGCGGCGGGGCCCGCGGTGGCCCGGCGGGTTCCCAGACCAACTCCTCCGGCGGGGCCGGCGGTGGAGGCCCGGGTCAGGCGGGCGCTGGCGGCGGCGGCCCCGGCAGCGCGGCCAAGCAGCTGCGCAGGGAGTCCCAGAAGGAGCGCAAGAACCCGCTGCCCCCCTTCGCCGCCTCCGCTGGGGGCCCCGGTGACCGCCGGGAGGAGGGCAGCGGCCAGCCCGGCGCTCCGCTGCGGAAGGAGG GGATAAGGCGCATTGGCAGGAGGCctgatcagcagcagcagcagggtgaaggCAAACCCATTGACAGGAGACCAGAGAGACGACCTCCTCGTGAGCGCCGCTTTGAGAAACCTGCCGATGAGAAAGCCGAAGGGGGAGAATTTTCTGTTGACAA ACCCATCCTTGACCGACCTATGCGTGGCCGTGGTGGACTTGGAAGAGGCCGTGGCCGTGGCCGTGGCATGAGCAGGGGAGATGGCTTTGACTCTCGTGGCAAACGTGAATTTGACAGACACAGCGGCAGCGATAGATC TTCTGTTTCACATTTCAGCGGCCTGAAGCACGAGGACAAGCGCGGCGGCAGCGGATCGCACAACTGGGGAACTGTCAAAGATGAGCTAAC TGAATTGGATCAGTCAGCTGTAACTGAGGAAACGCCGGAGGGAGAGGAACATCCGCCTGCTGACTCTGAAAACAA AGAGAATGAGGTTGAAGAAGTAAAGGAAGAAGGCCCTAAGGAAATGACCCTGGATGAGTGGAAAGCTATTCAAAGTAAGGATCGTGCAAAAGTGGAGTTCAACATCCGTAAACCAAATGAGGGTGCTGATGGGCAATGGAAAAAGGGATTTGTCCTTCACAAGTCAAAGAGTGAGGAG GCTCATGCTGAGGACTCTGTAATGGATCATCACTTCCGCAAGCCAGCAAATGACATCACATCCCAGCTGGAGATCAACTTCGGAGACCTGGGCCGCCCCGGGCGCGGCGGCAGAGGGGGACGAGGTGGCCGAGGGCGTGGTGGCAGGGCCAGCCGTGGTGGCAGAACCGACAAG TTGGTTAAGGAGTTTGATGTGATCCACACACCCAACCAG TCAAGTGCTTCTGCTCCTGATGTAGATGACCCAGAGGCTTTCCCAGCTCTGTCCTAA
- the SERBP1 gene encoding plasminogen activator inhibitor 1 RNA-binding protein isoform X3, translating into MPGHLQEGFGCVVTNRFDQLFDDESDPFEVLRAAETRRKESGGGGGSQGGGGARGGPAGSQTNSSGGAGGGGPGQAGAGGGGPGSAAKQLRRESQKERKNPLPPFAASAGGPGDRREEGSGQPGAPLRKEGIRRIGRRPDQQQQQGEGKPIDRRPERRPPRERRFEKPADEKAEGGEFSVDKPILDRPMRGRGGLGRGRGRGRGMSRGDGFDSRGKREFDRHSGSDRSSVSHFSGLKHEDKRGGSGSHNWGTVKDELTELDQSAVTEETPEGEEHPPADSENKENEVEEVKEEGPKEMTLDEWKAIQSKDRAKVEFNIRKPNEGADGQWKKGFVLHKSKSEEAHAEDSVMDHHFRKPANDITSQLEINFGDLGRPGRGGRGGRGGRGRGGRASRGGRTDKSSASAPDVDDPEAFPALS; encoded by the exons ATGCCCGGACACCTGCAGGAGGGTTTCGGCTGCGTCGTCACCAACCGCTTCGACCAGCTCTTTGATGACGAGTCTGACCCCTTCGAGGTGCTACGGGCGGCCGAGACCCGGAGGAAAgagagcggcggcggcggcgggagccAAGGAGGCGGCGGGGCCCGCGGTGGCCCGGCGGGTTCCCAGACCAACTCCTCCGGCGGGGCCGGCGGTGGAGGCCCGGGTCAGGCGGGCGCTGGCGGCGGCGGCCCCGGCAGCGCGGCCAAGCAGCTGCGCAGGGAGTCCCAGAAGGAGCGCAAGAACCCGCTGCCCCCCTTCGCCGCCTCCGCTGGGGGCCCCGGTGACCGCCGGGAGGAGGGCAGCGGCCAGCCCGGCGCTCCGCTGCGGAAGGAGG GGATAAGGCGCATTGGCAGGAGGCctgatcagcagcagcagcagggtgaaggCAAACCCATTGACAGGAGACCAGAGAGACGACCTCCTCGTGAGCGCCGCTTTGAGAAACCTGCCGATGAGAAAGCCGAAGGGGGAGAATTTTCTGTTGACAA ACCCATCCTTGACCGACCTATGCGTGGCCGTGGTGGACTTGGAAGAGGCCGTGGCCGTGGCCGTGGCATGAGCAGGGGAGATGGCTTTGACTCTCGTGGCAAACGTGAATTTGACAGACACAGCGGCAGCGATAGATC TTCTGTTTCACATTTCAGCGGCCTGAAGCACGAGGACAAGCGCGGCGGCAGCGGATCGCACAACTGGGGAACTGTCAAAGATGAGCTAAC TGAATTGGATCAGTCAGCTGTAACTGAGGAAACGCCGGAGGGAGAGGAACATCCGCCTGCTGACTCTGAAAACAA AGAGAATGAGGTTGAAGAAGTAAAGGAAGAAGGCCCTAAGGAAATGACCCTGGATGAGTGGAAAGCTATTCAAAGTAAGGATCGTGCAAAAGTGGAGTTCAACATCCGTAAACCAAATGAGGGTGCTGATGGGCAATGGAAAAAGGGATTTGTCCTTCACAAGTCAAAGAGTGAGGAG GCTCATGCTGAGGACTCTGTAATGGATCATCACTTCCGCAAGCCAGCAAATGACATCACATCCCAGCTGGAGATCAACTTCGGAGACCTGGGCCGCCCCGGGCGCGGCGGCAGAGGGGGACGAGGTGGCCGAGGGCGTGGTGGCAGGGCCAGCCGTGGTGGCAGAACCGACAAG TCAAGTGCTTCTGCTCCTGATGTAGATGACCCAGAGGCTTTCCCAGCTCTGTCCTAA
- the SERBP1 gene encoding plasminogen activator inhibitor 1 RNA-binding protein isoform X4, whose translation MPGHLQEGFGCVVTNRFDQLFDDESDPFEVLRAAETRRKESGGGGGSQGGGGARGGPAGSQTNSSGGAGGGGPGQAGAGGGGPGSAAKQLRRESQKERKNPLPPFAASAGGPGDRREEGSGQPGAPLRKEGIRRIGRRPDQQQQQGEGKPIDRRPERRPPRERRFEKPADEKAEGGEFSVDKPILDRPMRGRGGLGRGRGRGRGMSRGDGFDSRGKREFDRHSGSDRSGLKHEDKRGGSGSHNWGTVKDELTELDQSAVTEETPEGEEHPPADSENKENEVEEVKEEGPKEMTLDEWKAIQSKDRAKVEFNIRKPNEGADGQWKKGFVLHKSKSEEAHAEDSVMDHHFRKPANDITSQLEINFGDLGRPGRGGRGGRGGRGRGGRASRGGRTDKSSASAPDVDDPEAFPALS comes from the exons ATGCCCGGACACCTGCAGGAGGGTTTCGGCTGCGTCGTCACCAACCGCTTCGACCAGCTCTTTGATGACGAGTCTGACCCCTTCGAGGTGCTACGGGCGGCCGAGACCCGGAGGAAAgagagcggcggcggcggcgggagccAAGGAGGCGGCGGGGCCCGCGGTGGCCCGGCGGGTTCCCAGACCAACTCCTCCGGCGGGGCCGGCGGTGGAGGCCCGGGTCAGGCGGGCGCTGGCGGCGGCGGCCCCGGCAGCGCGGCCAAGCAGCTGCGCAGGGAGTCCCAGAAGGAGCGCAAGAACCCGCTGCCCCCCTTCGCCGCCTCCGCTGGGGGCCCCGGTGACCGCCGGGAGGAGGGCAGCGGCCAGCCCGGCGCTCCGCTGCGGAAGGAGG GGATAAGGCGCATTGGCAGGAGGCctgatcagcagcagcagcagggtgaaggCAAACCCATTGACAGGAGACCAGAGAGACGACCTCCTCGTGAGCGCCGCTTTGAGAAACCTGCCGATGAGAAAGCCGAAGGGGGAGAATTTTCTGTTGACAA ACCCATCCTTGACCGACCTATGCGTGGCCGTGGTGGACTTGGAAGAGGCCGTGGCCGTGGCCGTGGCATGAGCAGGGGAGATGGCTTTGACTCTCGTGGCAAACGTGAATTTGACAGACACAGCGGCAGCGATAGATC CGGCCTGAAGCACGAGGACAAGCGCGGCGGCAGCGGATCGCACAACTGGGGAACTGTCAAAGATGAGCTAAC TGAATTGGATCAGTCAGCTGTAACTGAGGAAACGCCGGAGGGAGAGGAACATCCGCCTGCTGACTCTGAAAACAA AGAGAATGAGGTTGAAGAAGTAAAGGAAGAAGGCCCTAAGGAAATGACCCTGGATGAGTGGAAAGCTATTCAAAGTAAGGATCGTGCAAAAGTGGAGTTCAACATCCGTAAACCAAATGAGGGTGCTGATGGGCAATGGAAAAAGGGATTTGTCCTTCACAAGTCAAAGAGTGAGGAG GCTCATGCTGAGGACTCTGTAATGGATCATCACTTCCGCAAGCCAGCAAATGACATCACATCCCAGCTGGAGATCAACTTCGGAGACCTGGGCCGCCCCGGGCGCGGCGGCAGAGGGGGACGAGGTGGCCGAGGGCGTGGTGGCAGGGCCAGCCGTGGTGGCAGAACCGACAAG TCAAGTGCTTCTGCTCCTGATGTAGATGACCCAGAGGCTTTCCCAGCTCTGTCCTAA